In Fusarium fujikuroi IMI 58289 draft genome, chromosome FFUJ_chr02, the genomic stretch CCCATGGGAGCAGGGtaaggctgaggctggttATTAAGTGGCGGATATGGCTGTGTCTGGAACGACTCCGACAAGTAGTCCTCCGGATTCATAGGTGAAGAGAACTGAGTCGCGGGTGTGACAGCAGTAGAGACAGGAACTTGACTATCATCGTCGGCGATAGTACTGCCATTGTTGTTAGGCCCACTCATCTGTGCATCGGACTCTGAAGAAGCCTGAGCTCGGACATTTTCTGCTTCGTATGCTTCCATGAACTCTTTTTCAAAGGGATTGGATGCTAGGAGATCTTCGTTCTCGATTCCAAGTTCGGCATGAGGGTTCTGAGAGGTGGAATTGTTGAGACCCGTGAACATATCTACTTCGTCAACTTCCTTGGTAGCCTGACCACTCGTGTGGCCCATCAGACGCTGGTCGAAGTCCGGATCGGTGATAGAGTCGAGGAGATGTTGAGTATCTTCATAAGACATGTCTGCCATATTAGGCGATGATAACGAGTGAATGAGTTAGGATGAGACCGAAGTACTAAGTGGTGGTTGAAGTGACGGTTGAGTGGggtgaaggaggaagaattcGATATTGATGGCAACTTGGATTTATAGTCGCATGAGAATGGTTGCCCCGTTGATTGGGACTAcaatataaagaagtatgAGAGACGCTTGTTGCAGTGCTAGGTGCATGATGGCATGGAGCCCAGTGGAAGTCTCTCTCTAGGCATTATTTCAGCACCTATAACAAAGCAGACTGTCTATCAAAGCACCAATCAAAATTTAGAGCAAAGAATAACAGCCTTTTGACTCTTTGCTTACATGAATGGTATCGAGTATGCTAGGCTTTGTCACTTCTTGAGATATATGATTGGACTTTGTTGTCCTAACAGCTGGCAGCCTGCGAAATGCAGAATGCAACACCAGCGCCTTGCAGTAACATTAAATCTGAAAGCCATTTAGCAACTTGATTTGGCTTGGGTGATAAGGTAAAGGCTGCACTATAGCTTATTCCTTTGTGCGGTATCGTGAAGTTATCATCAATGAGATAGGTGATAGATATAGAAAGTCGCATGCAGCAATGTTGTTCTCTTTGAGagcttattaacttattgATTGCTACCAGTGACATGGGCTTGGGTTTTCTGATAGCTCACTTCAAGCAGTCTTATTGTTCTCTAATTTGGCGTGAACAAACCAGCAGCCCATACAGACTTCAGGCTGTTCAGGACCCAGTTAGTTGATGCTTCACTGTGAGAATGACCACAAAAGATAAATCAGAATAATGAAATGAAAACAcatcgaagaagctgctgtAATAAATATTGACACGTCTTAACTTTATGGTGATGGAGCTTCTAGAGCAAGTCGCTGCAACAGCTGAAAGACGGCAAAGTTCAGATCAAAAAGGAGAGCAAATATGACAATATTTTAGCCAATGACAGTCCATTTTCCTTGACCAAAGAAATATCAGATGTGTTTTCCAGCATAAAGGTACCTTTCAGGGTATGTGCGCAAAGAAGCGGGAGCCTGCATGGTACCCGCATAAGGCAGTTGGTAGCAGCAGCATTGGTGTACAAACACTGAACTGAACAAAGCATCATGCATAAACACACTCCGCCTTTTTTTTATCCCCTTTGAGAATGTGCAGTTTTCATCTGCGCAGCTGTAATACGTGTAGATCTCGGAATGGCTACAAGGGTATGATTCTATGGATGAACTGGTAGAGGGTGTTCATGCTCATATGCCTCGTATGTGCCTTTGGGCCATACCATCGGGCTTCCAAAATAACGGGAGGGATTCCATGATGACTTGGACGGTCTTTCACCTGTGTGCAAATCTGATATCAAACAAGACAGACAGTAACGCTATCGGTCGCAAATAAAACAACATCCAGGCATCCGATATAGTCCCTGAGATTCGTCGCTTCCAGGCGGAGCGCCAATAGACCAGTATCACCTTGACACAAATATTCACCAGGTGCCACCCAGACATCGAGAAGCAAGCACATCAGTCATCTATCACTAAAGAGCAACACCATAGTCCTGACATCCACTAAACACCCATCTCCCTTCCCTTCTCAAAAGCGTAAACGCATTCACACCATCATGTTTAGGCACCCCATTAATCTCAACCACAAAGGGCGCCCAAACCAACGCAATATCACCGTGTTTTCGGACCTGAATGTCATGTAACTTCTCTTGAATAGTGATACCACTCTTGATCATTCCCTGCAGACGAACGATGGACTGCTCCATAGTCATAGGCGCTGGCTCAGCAGGTGGTCTGTACAGAGTCACACCAGCGTTGGGAAGAAACCATTGTTTGAGGACGTCCCAGTCTGGGTGGGAGAAGTCGTCTAGAAGAGCGTTGATGGGTTTCATGATCTCTTGAGTCAGTGTTGATTCATCTTCTGGGTCGGGTGTCTCCAAAGAGCGCTCTGTCGAAGCGAGACCTGATACCTTCCAACGTCCATCAGTGTAAGCTAATCCAAGGATTCCCTTCTTGTGGCTGATAATAGTACCATCATCAGCGCGGGTGGACCACCCGGTCCAGACTGCAGCGAGCTTCTCGTGAATAAAGAGCTCCTGAGGTTCGTCTATGGCCCATTCGAGGTGACCCTTTTGCTTTGTGTCGCTGAGGAATAGCTCTCCTAGTGTGGTTTGTTCGATAGTGTCTGGGGTGGCCTGTATGACGTAAGAGGTCTCGAGAAGGTGGTCGCGGGCATCTTTGGGACTTTTGGacgagatgttgaagaaatcTGTTAGAGCAGATAGAACAGCTGCCTTTGTGTCTTGGGAATCGCCCATGATGACCAAGATTTAACTATCGAAATAACTGAGTGAATAAATGATTAGAAAGAAGATAATGTCGAAGGAATGCAAATGTGAGAAGTTGAGAGCTCTAATAAGCACACTGGATAATAGCGTCCATTTACCCTGGTTCGCATAGATAGTCATGAATACTATTCTAGAATGGGCAAAATTTCGATCAATTCTATTCACGCTCAAATGGCAATCTATCATGTATAAAATCACAGGGAAGAATAAGCATTAAGCGCCAATTGGCCTCCCAAATGAGCATAAAGCACATTCCCACTCGCAATCTTTCCCGTCTTGATCAAGTCCATCATGCCCGCCAAACTCTTGCCCTCATACACAGGATCCGTGATGAACGCCTCCGTAGCAGCGCCAAACTTCATAGCCTCGATGGTCGTCTCGTCAGGGATACCATAGATCTTGGCGTTATAGTTGGGGTCGAGGATCACGTCCTCCGCTGTGATGTCGTCCTCGCTGAGGCCGATCTTGGCGGCTGTGGACTTGGCGATGCGCAGGACTTGGTCGAATGTCTGCTGGACTTTGCCAGAGGCGTCGATGCCGATGATCTTGCGCGCGGGAGAGCCGTTCTTCTGGGCGAGTTTGAAGCCGGCGATCATGCCGGCGAATGTAGAGCCTGTTACGGCGCATacgatgatggtgtcgaAGAAGATTCCTAGTTCCTTCTCTTGGGCTTCAACTTCAAATGCCCATCGTGCGAAGCCTAGACCGCCGAGGGGATGGTCTGAAGCTCCAGCGGGGATGTAGTATGGCTTGCGGCCGTTGCTCTTGAGCTCATCTGTGAGCTTGGCGAGGGTTGTCTTGTGCTCAATTCCGAATGTCGAAGGGTCGAGCCTCACATCACCGCCCATGAGTCGCGAGAGCTGAATGTTACCGACCTTTTCATAGCCGGGGTCTTCCCAGTCAACCCAGTGTTCTTGAACGGTGGCGGCTTTGAGACCGAGCTTTGTAGCGACGGCGGTTACGGCGCGGGTGTGGTTGGACTGGACGCCGCCGATGGAGACGAGGGTATCAcagccttgggcttgggcctCGGCGGCGAGGTACCTATCCTTAATTAGCTACCTTGTGTTGTGTATGAGTTTGGGAGAGTGACTTACTCTAGCTTTCGGACTTTGTTACCGCCGTAGGCGAGACCGGAGTTGCAGTCCTCGCGCTTCGCATAGACGTTGACCTTTCCACCGAGAGCAGCGGATATTCTGGGGAGGGGCTGAAGAGGCGATGCGCCGAAGAGAAAGTTCTCTCGGGGGATGCTAGCAAAGGGTTCGGGAAGAGTAACAACAGTCATTTTGTCTTgtaaagtataatataattgAACCTCAAAAGTAATCTACAACCTCAAAGCCCAAGGAATCGTCTCAATAATAAAGCATCGCTACCCTTGGACCCCTCCGTTGCCGGCATCGCGGGGCACGAATGGCATGGTCCACTCTGAGAGCCAAGACATTGACATTGGAGTTATTGATTGGGTGAGTATGTTGTAGGGCGCAAGGGCACACGAGGGGTAAAAACATGTCATTTGCTTTTTGGCGTGTGTTTCGAGGAGCGAGTCAGTACGAGACAGTGAAGTCGGTGGTAAATGTAGCTTCCGAGTCGGAGTCGGCGGGGGGAGGCATATCGTGGGTTATCCACGGTGGGGAGGAGATAAGCTGGGAGGGCGATAGATCGGGAGAGATTCGGGGAACTTGTGGGTATAGACGATACTAGAGATAGTGATTGGAATTAGTTACTAGGTAGTGATTGTTGAATCTAGACATATTGTGTCGAGCTGATGGGAGTGGGTAACCACTTTATCCTCGGTCTAACTTACACTAGACATATTATGATAGGGGACCAGCTACTTTGTAGGGCGTGTTATTACATCGCCGTCTAGATCGGCAGATAATTCTGCTAAGAATTGTATCTCGCATTCTCGGAGAAAGTTGAATTCTTTATCTAACAACTTTAACCTCATTCAAGCCACGACTCtctttgttttgctttgtctGTTAGCCCAGGCTTTGGGGCACATCATGGTATGGTTGTTCATGACCGGGCTACTCATCATGACAAAGACGGACAGCAGCCGGACTTGACGTGAACTTTCATCTTAACTCCGTTATCTCATTTCTCGAACACAAGGCAATCATCCATCATACGCAATTCGACGCAATTCGACACATCTAAATGGCTGTGATGTTGTCTTCTGGGAGTATACTCCGAGTCTCTGATTGGTCATGACGATATTGGAAGAATGCCAAGACTTTTTCAATTTCCTAATCGGGACAGCTTCAGCATGATTCAGTCCAGAATCCGACCAAGAGCAGCAGTTTATATAACGCCATGAAATTTGATTTTGGGTATAAAACATGTAGAATACCTCTCTTTgtagttaatataggccaagaagattgtATATCTCAACCCTTTCGACTGCTGCGTTCCCATAATTCCATATTCTCCAGCCATCCTtgaccatcaccatcatcaaaatGCCGTGTCAAAAGAACCAAAAGCCCTCACCTACCGTCCCTTCGAGAGACATGTCTCCCCTCCCAGATTTCTGGCTCCCAGTCTTCTGGAAGAACCAATTCCGCACCACCATCGAACTTCCCACCAGAGAGAAATACCCCCAAGTCGAAGGCAGCACAGCCATCATCACCGGCTCAAACACAGGTCTTGGTTTCGAAGCTTCTAAGCAGCTTCTCTCCTTAGGTCTATCTCATCTCATAATGGGAGTGAGATCTCTTGAAAAGGGCAAAGTTGCGGCTGAGAAGCTGAGAACGATCGCCCCGTCTGCTAGGATTGATGTTTGGCAACTTGATATGCAATCTTATGATTCTATCCAGAATTTTGCCAAGAGATGTGACGCTGAGCTTTCTCGCATCGACTTTGTTATTCTTAACGCTGGACTCTCACCTAACAACTTCGAACTTGTGCCTGGTACAGGTCATGAAGTTGGTATTCAAGTCAACCACCTCAGCACCGCTCTTCTCACagtccttctcatccccaTCCTCAAGACCAAAATCTCAGGCCACGGAGCACCTCGTCTCACCACAGTAAACTCTCTCACAGCCCACCTCTGCAAGTTCCCCAACAAAGATGAACGCACACTCCTTGCATCCTTCGACGACCCCAAAATCACACCATGGAGTTCTCAAGAACGATACGGTGTATcgaagcttctcaaccagCTCTTCCTCGTACGACTTTGTGAAAAGGTCAATTCTGGTGATGTGACTATCAACATGGTTGACCCAGGTCTTACAAAGGGTACTAATCTTGGAGGCCATCATGAAATGGGTGGCGTTGCTGGAGCGCTTGCAGGGGCGTTCTTTGCGATTTGTGGAAGGCCTGTTGATAGAGGCGCTGCGAGCTATACTAATGCTGTTTGTGGGCATGGGAAGGAGTCTCATGGGTGTTTTTTGATGAGTTGTGAGATTGCACCGTAAGTTGATTCTTGATGGGTGTAAATTTTGATTACTAACTGGGCTTTAGTTTGGCAGGTTGGTTTTATACACATGGCGATGTCTTGGTTGATCAGGTTTGGGACGAGACACTGGAGGAGTTGGACTTTGCAGGCGTCAAAGGCATTGTGTCTGATTTATGATCTCGATTTACCTAAATTAGTACCGGTTTGAGCCAGATGGTGTATAATAGATATCCCAGTCCTTCTCGTAGCTTTTTCTCACAATTATATTCGACTTTCTTAGACCTTTCAAGGGCATTAGTATCAAGAATAGTCTAAGACTTAAATCATTTTCTGTATCGATAAGTGGTTTAAGGTAGTCAGCTATGTGGTAAGTTAGGCGCTCGGAGTTAATAAACCCGAAATCCGTGATGACATCTACACCAAACGTGAGCTGACATGCTCAATCTAGCCTTGATTCAACAATCCACTCACTCCAGGGTCTCGGAATACTCAGCTTATTCAATTTATGGGCTGTATCCTCACATAAAGTCATGCTAGAGCCCAAACAGCAGTCGTCTCTCAGTAAGATCTCCGCCAGTCAGTCACCACACATTGACCAACTTAAGTAGACCAAAGCTTCACATTCATCACCCTGACGCCATTGAAGAAATCCAAAGAGAATCAAAGGCTTGTTAGAAGCCGTGCACGTTCTAACTCGGCTCGGAAAGATCAAAAACAGGTTACATCATGGATATTAAACCAAAAGGAGACACGCATGACGTTGCAGGTTCCTGATGGAACTATACCAGGTCGCGTTGGGACAAACTTCTCTTTACTTGATTTTCCTGAGCCGTTGCAGGCATACATTGAAAATGATATTTTTCGGTGTTAGTCCCTCTCCTTTACGGTTTTTGTCTAAGCTAACATCGAGCAGCATTTCATGGGATGAGAGGATCGTTATACCCCACTGAAATATGTCTCcaagttgatgagatgaaatCATCCTGGACTACAAACCTCCTAGTCGACCAAGTATACTTCCACTCCATAATGTTCTCGGTAGAAGCATACTTTGACATGCTTCTCGGGCGAGAATACGGCAGTCTTGCACACTTTCACTTTTTGAAAACGCTCAGACTTCTTCAGGCACGAATAAACAATCCTACGGACCCAAGGTCTATTTCAGATGCTACTATCATGGTAGTTGTTATCCTGGGCCTCGCAGCCGAGATGGTAGGCGATAGGATAGCAGCTGAGAATCACGCTGCTGGGATGGCGAGGATAGTGGATTTAAGGGGAGGGCTTGAGATGCTGAGGTTTGATAACCCCAGACTACCGGCCAAAGTGTGCAGGTAAGTGCTTAAATCTATTGCTTTGGGCAGTATCTGACATGTAGTAGAGTCGATATTGGCCTAGCCCTTCGCTTCGGCTGCAAGCCAGTATTTTTCGACAAAGACATATCCTGGAATCCATACCTTTCCAATCAAGGTTTAGTCCGCCGTAAAAAGAAGCATCTGGATGCAAACCACGATATGGTAGCCTTTTTCAAAACTCTTGATCCTAGATTATCACACGTATGGAGGGATCTCGAAGAGTTTGCAAAACTCAGCAACATCGCCAGCCAAACTGGTCGGAAACTTCAACCCAACATCTTCAGCGAAGCCATGGTATCGATTCTTTACCGACTACTCGCTCTATCTCCCGAATCAGCTTCAGAAAACGCTGTTCGACTTGGAATGATGACGTTTGCTGCGAGTATCTTCTTTCGATGGAGAGATATGAAGCAAAGACAAGCATATCTGGATGATTCTTTCAGGGACGCGTTAAGAGAGTTGCAGAAGACCTTGATTCGGCCGCCTACTACTGTTATTCTATGGCTTCTGGTGATTTGGAGAACAAATTCTGTTCAAGGTGGCTGTGATGAAGCTATTGAGGAGTGGTTCTTGGAAGTTATGGGTGGCTCGGGGATATATTCATGGCTAGAACTGCATAAGGTCTTGAAGTCTGTTCTCTGGGTTGATTGTTTGTTCAATGCATCAAGTAAGCGAATTCTTGCATCGTTACTAGAGGAGGCTGCTAGATAAGGGTTCGAGATTCGCTCATGAATTACTCCTCAGAAAACTCTTGTCACCTCTTAGGAATTCCATATTGGTTTTTCCTTCTATGTGACTCGTCTACTTTGAAGCCACTCTGGCTTTTCAGCTTCATATGTTCCTGAACAAGCAGCTTCAACACAACCAGCCAGACTACCAAAGTACATCCCTCTCCCTGTAAGGCCCGGCCCATAATGAGCATATTTGCCAGAATTCGTCATGATTGTTTTTGCCGCCGTTGGGATCACAGGCTCGGTTACCATGCACCAGCAAATATCAGTTAATATCTGCACCCCGAAATCCTCTAGTTGGGCTATAAGACCTGCTTGTTCAGCAAGTTTGTACACTGATCGACCGCAAGTAACGATGACGGATACTCTAGCGGCTTTTCGTCGCCCTTGGCACAGATTGGCGAGTTTTCGCATCTCGGCGAGAGAGAAATGTG encodes the following:
- a CDS encoding probable ACC deaminase, which produces MTVVTLPEPFASIPRENFLFGASPLQPLPRISAALGGKVNVYAKREDCNSGLAYGGNKVRKLEYLAAEAQAQGCDTLVSIGGVQSNHTRAVTAVATKLGLKAATVQEHWVDWEDPGYEKVGNIQLSRLMGGDVRLDPSTFGIEHKTTLAKLTDELKSNGRKPYYIPAGASDHPLGGLGFARWAFEVEAQEKELGIFFDTIIVCAVTGSTFAGMIAGFKLAQKNGSPARKIIGIDASGKVQQTFDQVLRIAKSTAAKIGLSEDDITAEDVILDPNYNAKIYGIPDETTIEAMKFGAATEAFITDPVYEGKSLAGMMDLIKTGKIASGNVLYAHLGGQLALNAYSSL
- a CDS encoding related to short-chain dehydrogenase/reductase family protein, putative is translated as MPCQKNQKPSPTVPSRDMSPLPDFWLPVFWKNQFRTTIELPTREKYPQVEGSTAIITGSNTGLGFEASKQLLSLGLSHLIMGVRSLEKGKVAAEKLRTIAPSARIDVWQLDMQSYDSIQNFAKRCDAELSRIDFVILNAGLSPNNFELVPGTGHEVGIQVNHLSTALLTVLLIPILKTKISGHGAPRLTTVNSLTAHLCKFPNKDERTLLASFDDPKITPWSSQERYGVSKLLNQLFLVRLCEKVNSGDVTINMVDPGLTKGTNLGGHHEMGGVAGALAGAFFAICGRPVDRGAASYTNAVCGHGKESHGCFLMSCEIAPLAGWFYTHGDVLVDQVWDETLEELDFAGVKGIVSDL